One window of Eriocheir sinensis breed Jianghai 21 unplaced genomic scaffold, ASM2467909v1 Scaffold736, whole genome shotgun sequence genomic DNA carries:
- the LOC126994169 gene encoding MAGUK p55 subfamily member 3-like, with amino-acid sequence MSQWEPPSSRTTTPEPSSSPASCMADCSGLIHAADEVQGVKTFNVEGKTPADVHKMLVQAEGTMTFRLLPASSSVHLRESKVRVHAYFHYDPKEDNKHIPCKEAGLPFNKLDILHIVTQDDPYWTVSSAGS; translated from the exons GGAGCCACCATCAAGCAGGACGACCACTCCggagccatcatcatcacccgcaTCATGCATGGCTGACTGCTCCGGCCTCATCCATGCTGCCGACGAGGTGCAGGGGGTCAAAACCTTCAATGTGGAGGGCAAGACACCGGCAGATGTCCACAAGAtgctg gTGCAGGCGGAGGGCACCATGACCTTCAGGCTGCTCCCGGCCAGCAGCTCGGTGCACCTCAGGGAGAGCAAGGTGAGGGTGCACGCCTACTTCCACTATGACCCCAAGGAGGACAACAAGCACATTCCCTGCAAGGAAGCCGGGCTGCCCTTCAACAAGCTGGACATCCTGCACATTGTGACCCAGGATGACCCCTACTG